A region from the Plasmodium reichenowi strain SY57 chromosome Unknown, whole genome shotgun sequence genome encodes:
- a CDS encoding exported protein (PHISTa) — MNINVIIILGGPKPICRNTKYRAWYKSMHDIGVPLSSTNVEHTLNFHKLFKDGTSIDEMINCIYAFIKYYDTLKNDLFNEHKTIFTERMKIKQKLDMSTKFV; from the coding sequence atgaatataaatgttattatcattttagGGGGTCCAAAACCTATATGTCGAAATACTAAATACCGTGCATGGTATAAATCAATGCATGATATTGGAGTTCCACTATCATCTACAAATGTGGAACATACTCTTAATTTtcataaattatttaaagatGGAACATCAATTGATGAAATGATAAATTGTATTTATGCTTTTATAAAGTATTATGatacattaaaaaatgatttatttaatgaacATAAGACAATATTTACAGAAAGGATGaaaattaaac